TATTATGATATCCAACTAGCCGCCACATTAAAAAAAGACCACAATGTTGCTATAAATACACACAGTGAGACCAGTACTTATCATCAGCACTTCACATTCATCTCTAATAATGGCTGCCTCTCCGACCATTttctccttccttttccttttcttcttctcactctCATCTGCTCAACAATCATTCCGACCAAAAGCTCTCCTTCTCCCCGTCACAAAAGACAAATCCACCAACCAATACACAACCGTCATCAACCAGCGCACTCCCCTCGTCGCCGCCTCCGTCGTCTTCGACCTCGGTGGTCGAAACCTCTGGGTCGACTGCGACAAAGACTACGTCTCCTCCACCTACCGCTCCCCTCGCTGCAACTCCGCCGTGTGCTCACGAACCGGCTCCACCGGCTGCGGCACGTGCTTCTCTCCTCCGAGACCTGGCTGTAGCAACAACACTTGCAGCTTAATCCCAGATAACACCGTCACGGGAACAGCCACCTCCGGAGAAGTTGCTACAGACGTTGTGTCGATTCAGTCAACTAACGGCGTTAACCCGGGTCGGGTCGTTAAAATCCCCAATTTGATATTCGGATGCGGAGCAACGTTTTTGCTCAAAGGACTTGCAACTGGAACCGTCGGTATGGCTGGTATGGGACGCCACAATAGCGGTTTACCGTTGCAGTTTGCGTCCGCGTTTAGCTTCAACCGTAAATTCGCAGTGTGTCTTACTTCGGGAAGAGGAGTTGCCTTCTTTGGTAACGGACCTTACGTTTTCCTCCCTGGAATTCAAATCTCGAATCTCCAAACGACGCCGCTTCTTATTAACCCTGTGAGCACTGCTTCTGCGTATTCGCAAGGCGAGAAGTCTACAGAGTATTTCATCGGCGTAACTGACATCAAAGTCGCCGATAAATCAGTTCCGATCAACAAAACGTTACTGAAGATCGACGGGACTACCGGATTCGGAGGAACAAAGATCAGCACGGTGGATCCGTACACCGTCATGGAGACGACGATCTTTAACAAATTCAGAATGGCGTTCGTGAAAGCAGCCACCGCGATGAACATCACTCGAGTACCGTCAGTGAAACCTTTCGGCGCGTGTTTCAGCACGAAGAACGTATTCGGAACGCGCGTTGGATACGCTGTGCCGGATATCCAGCTTGTGCTTCACAGCAACGATGTCGTTTGGAGGATCAACGGAGCTAACTCGATGGTGAGCGTTAGCCGTGATGTCATCT
The nucleotide sequence above comes from Brassica napus cultivar Da-Ae chromosome A9, Da-Ae, whole genome shotgun sequence. Encoded proteins:
- the LOC106369277 gene encoding probable aspartic proteinase GIP2 translates to MAASPTIFSFLFLFFFSLSSAQQSFRPKALLLPVTKDKSTNQYTTVINQRTPLVAASVVFDLGGRNLWVDCDKDYVSSTYRSPRCNSAVCSRTGSTGCGTCFSPPRPGCSNNTCSLIPDNTVTGTATSGEVATDVVSIQSTNGVNPGRVVKIPNLIFGCGATFLLKGLATGTVGMAGMGRHNSGLPLQFASAFSFNRKFAVCLTSGRGVAFFGNGPYVFLPGIQISNLQTTPLLINPVSTASAYSQGEKSTEYFIGVTDIKVADKSVPINKTLLKIDGTTGFGGTKISTVDPYTVMETTIFNKFRMAFVKAATAMNITRVPSVKPFGACFSTKNVFGTRVGYAVPDIQLVLHSNDVVWRINGANSMVSVSRDVICLGFVDGGVNARTSVVIGGLQLEDNLIEFDLASNRLSFSSTLLGLRTNCANFNFTSTA